AGGAAACTGTGTCCGTGGCTAAAAACTACACCTACGACGACGGCAGTGAGTCCAGTGGGACGGACGTGTTCAACAGAGAACCCTTTGTCGTCATGTTCTCCTCCATTTACACCggtaattcccccccccccccacccccacacacacacacacacacctgacaaatCCCTTACTGAGCTCTGAGCACAGCATTTCTCTGAGACATGTAGAGTACAAGTACAAGTTAGTAGAAACTGTCTTTAGCTGAGTAAAAGTTAGTCACTCTCTGTCGTGCGTGATTAAAAGGACAATAAACTCATGATTTCACTGAAGCCGAATCCATTCCTgcttcctgtcttcctccctctctccattcactcctcccttcatccctccttcctgtcTCCTAGCTGTGAGGAACTTTGTTCTGATCCCTCAGCACACCTCTCCAGACCACGCAGTGAAGGAGGTGGATGCTCTCTATGATGTGGTGGCTGATGTTCACTCCCGCTGGAATACCAAAGTGAatacccgccccccccccccagcacacacacacagagaggatcagtgAGTTAGTGGAAATGTGTGAAACCATTAACCCCAGTTAATCCCACTCTCTCCCTGCAGGACATTGTTCTGCTGGGAGACTTCAACGCAGGCTGCAGTTACGTGTCCGGCTCCGACTGGGAGCAGATCCGTCTCTTCACCGATAACAGTTTCCACTGGTTGATCACCAGTGAGGTCGACACCACAGTGTCAACCACCAAGTGCCCATacgacaggtacacacacatacacacacacaaacacacacacaaccactctAGATTGTGCCTCatattgtgtgtctgcaggattGTGGTCCCGGCTGACATGCTGAAGGGACTCGTGCCCAGCAGTGCTGAAGTTTACAACTACATGAGGGAGATGAACCTCAGCCCCGAGCTGGTAAACACCCTCTGTCTCTAATCTAGTGTGTAACCTCACTTCTCACTCAGGGTGGGGTCACTTCACACTAAATCAGATGGTCTATGTTCTTAATTTGCTGGTTTAACACTGATACTGATTAAAGCAGATTTGTAGCAGATGAACTCAGATAAGAGGGAAATACCAgtttacacataaataaaccatagggtagaaaaagggaaaagttTCCCGTTCATCTTTGTGAAACTGGACCACATGTAAACAGTGTTTCTCCCTCAGGCGCTGGCTGTCAGTGACCACTTCCCCGTGGAGGTGAGGCTGGTTGGACTGGCTCGTGGTCGTTCTGCCTGAATCACGACTGGTCCTCAGGTCTCCAGACAGAATCTACACTAGAGACCATGAAGCCGTGAATTACAAGACCAAAATAAACTAATCTGCTAAATGACGTCAGTGCACGGTTGCTTCTTGGAACAGACACCAGGTAAAAGAAAGATGCATGAAACTAAACGGTGAGACGATAAAAGAAACATCACTCAGGCCTGTTTTTATCCATCAAGGAAGGTCTCATCATATCAACCCAGGTTTAGCATCACTGCACTTTCTACTTCTTAAAGTAAATCCTCCCGAGGACTCAGCTTTCCAAAATGACCCACGGCTCAAATATTATTACGACACAATTACTTATTTAAGAAATCTTATCATTCTGTATTTTTAGGAGTTTTCATTTTATGTGATAGAACTTCTATATTTTATAGATTTATAACCATTCTTCATTTTATCGATGTGCAGGTGATATAGGTGCAGTCATATACGGGGGTgtcttttgtatatttttgctCCTTTTCTTTGGAAATCACTTTGTGCTTCAGCATgagaagtgctatataaataaaatgtattattttattacagagacacagcggggggggggggggggggggggggggtgtctaaAGTTTCAAccctaaaaaacacaacaaaaaactgaattttgAACAAAAAGATGAACATTTAATCACACCGTCAAAATCTAGAGGACTTTATtcataagaaagaaaaactgtatAAAGCCAAATCTGTTAGAGAGGATGATGAAGGCTTCGTCCACTGGACTCTTCAATCTGCacttaaaagaggaaaaacctgTCTGTCACTAGAATGACTGTGATAAACCCCTCCTACAAAGAGTGGCTGACCAATCCCAGTGCTACAAAGGCAGGAGGACGGACTCCTGGTTTCATCTGGGCCTCGTCCTCTAAACGTCCGATGCTTATGTGTTCATCAGCCTAAGTAAATCAGCCTCTGTTACAgtagagagtgtgtgtcagaggtCCAGCAGCAGGCgggctgggtgggggggggggggtgggggttagTCTACAGTCAATCTAAAGAATATCCTCAAAATGTATGTTAAGTTTGAAACTAGTTTTTATCTCAACCACATATAAAGTTGGACAGAAAAACACTCTTCGTCACTGGAAGGGGAGAGTCGATGACCCTGAAGGCAGATGTGTCTCCAGCTCTTcacactgctctctctcctctagcCCCGCCTCTTCTTCAGCATCTCCAGGTACATGCGCAGCGACTTCTGAATGGAGTCTTTGGTGATGAAGCTGACAAAGTTCTTAATGTCGGCCTCTCTGTTGGAGGTCAGCTTGTCGATGGTTGGCTTCCTCATCATGGATTTGCTGAGCTGTCTGGCGTGATCTGCAGAGTGAACAGACCCACAGTTATCTCACAAGCTGGAGTCTCCACTGTCCTATACATTGATTCTGGGTCT
Above is a genomic segment from Pleuronectes platessa chromosome 16, fPlePla1.1, whole genome shotgun sequence containing:
- the dnase1 gene encoding deoxyribonuclease-1, which produces MRVLWSLGLLLTLLQGSCPLLLGAFNIKSFGDKKSSNSTIMNIISKIVHRYDIILIQEVRDYDLSATKRLMEHVNKGSPQFRYSHIVSEPLGRSTYKERYLFLYREETVSVAKNYTYDDGSESSGTDVFNREPFVVMFSSIYTAVRNFVLIPQHTSPDHAVKEVDALYDVVADVHSRWNTKDIVLLGDFNAGCSYVSGSDWEQIRLFTDNSFHWLITSEVDTTVSTTKCPYDRIVVPADMLKGLVPSSAEVYNYMREMNLSPELALAVSDHFPVEVRLVGLARGRSA